A genomic window from Pecten maximus chromosome 4, xPecMax1.1, whole genome shotgun sequence includes:
- the LOC117325253 gene encoding ethylmalonyl-CoA decarboxylase-like gives MILGMISSKCSIRGAGKILRSPQMKSLKGCMPYFTSLINKTSFRSRLEKYGGGSVDLTKHETDGVAVITLNNPDKKNALSGKMMLDFRNVIEELESWQKGKGVILMGSQGTFCSGGDLTTVQNILTSEQGYQMADFMHETLTRLHRLPLVSMALVQGNAIGGGAELTTACDFRVMTNTARIGFVQMKMGVLTGWGGTTRLVRLVGRSKALDILCSSRLLTSQECLRQGLADHVIPLLPHKEEDDDSLEIGRAWLSQYCRADAELVRDMKTVVVQACELDYTSSLEKERTVFSRTWGGHAQKKALDLNIKHS, from the exons ATTCTCGGGATGATTTCATCAAAATGCAGCATTCGTGGAGCTGGGAAAATCCTGAGGTCTCCACAAA TGAAAAGTTTAAAAGGGTGTATGCCATATTTCACATCGTTAATTAACAAGACGTCATTCCGGTCGAGACTTGAGAAGTATGGTGGAGGCAGTGTGGATCTCACCAAGCACGAGACCGATGGCGTTGCTGTCATCACTCTAAACAACCCGGATAAGAAAAATGCTTTATCAG gaaaaatgATGCTTGATTTCAGAAATGTGATCGAAGAATTGGAATCATGGCAGAAAGGCAAGGGTGTTATATTGATGGGGTCTCAGGGTACATTTTGTTCTGGAGGGGATTTGACAACTGTCCAGAACATCCTCACCTCCGAACAGGGCTACCAGATGGCTGACTTCATGCACGAAACCTTGACACGGCTACATCGCCTGCCATTGGTCAGTATGGCACTGGTTCAGGGTAACGCTATAGGGGGAGGAGCAGAGCTGACGACAGCATGTGACTTCCGGGTGATGACAAACACGGCCCGTATTGGGTTCGTACAGATGAAGATGGGTGTGTTGACTGGGTGGGGAGGAACGACGAGGCTTGTAAGACTGGTAGGTCGTTCGAAAGCCTTGGACATATTGTGCTCCTCTAGACTTCTCACCTCTCAAGAGTGTCTTCGACAAGGCTTAGCAGATCACGTGATCCCCTTACTACCACACAAAGAGGAGGATGACGACAGCCTAGAGATAGGCCGTGCCTGGCTGAGTCAGTATTGTCGTGCGGATGCTGAGCTAGTAAGGGACATGAAGACTGTGGTGGTACAGGCCTGTGAGTTAGATTATACCTCTTCATTAGAAAAGGAACGGACTGTGTTTAGTAGGACATGGGGAGGACATGCTCAGAAAAAGGCACTTGATTTGAACATTAAACATTCCTAA